One genomic segment of Catalinimonas alkaloidigena includes these proteins:
- a CDS encoding acyl-CoA carboxylase subunit beta: protein MALLGGGEKRIKAQHDKGKLTARERVTLLLDEGSFEETGKFVEHRSTSFGLEKQKYLGDGVVTGYGTLDGRLVYVYSQDFTVFGGSLSEAHAEKIVKIMDLAMKNGAPIIGLNDSGGARIQEGVVSLGGYADIFYRNTLASGVIPQISAVMGPCAGGAVYSPAITDFIFMVEKTSYMFVTGPHVVKTVTQEDVTAEELGGAITHSTKSGVTHFACKNELQCIKDIRHLVSYLPQNCEEDAPHLEYQPKEDESRAALDDIVPENPNQPYDMRDVVSGIVDEGSFMEVHKNFAENIVVGFARLGGRSIGIVGNQPATLAGVLDINASVKGARFVRFCDSFNIPLLVLEDVPGFLPGTDQEWNAIITNGAKLLYAFSEATVPRVTVITRKAYGGAYDVMNSKHIGADMNYAWPSAEIAVMGAKGASEIIFRKEIKEADDPEAKLQEKIDEYTTTFANPYMAAKRGYIDEVIYPHQTRAKLMRAFKMLENKVDKLPKKKHGNIPL, encoded by the coding sequence ATGGCATTGCTGGGGGGGGGAGAGAAACGAATCAAAGCCCAACATGATAAAGGGAAGCTAACGGCTAGAGAAAGGGTAACCCTTTTGCTGGATGAAGGTTCGTTTGAAGAAACAGGTAAGTTTGTTGAGCATCGCAGTACTTCATTCGGACTGGAAAAACAAAAGTATTTAGGTGATGGCGTAGTTACGGGTTATGGTACATTGGATGGACGTTTGGTCTATGTTTACTCTCAGGACTTTACAGTCTTTGGAGGATCTTTATCAGAAGCTCATGCTGAAAAAATTGTAAAAATCATGGATCTGGCTATGAAAAACGGAGCACCTATCATTGGCTTGAATGACTCAGGAGGTGCCAGAATTCAGGAAGGCGTGGTCTCATTAGGTGGATACGCCGATATATTTTACCGAAATACTTTAGCTTCAGGCGTTATTCCACAGATTTCAGCGGTAATGGGGCCTTGTGCCGGTGGTGCAGTCTATTCTCCTGCTATAACCGATTTTATCTTTATGGTTGAAAAAACCTCCTATATGTTTGTTACAGGTCCTCACGTAGTAAAGACCGTCACTCAGGAAGATGTAACAGCTGAAGAGTTAGGGGGAGCGATTACCCATAGTACAAAAAGTGGAGTGACACATTTTGCGTGTAAAAATGAATTACAGTGTATAAAAGACATTCGTCACTTGGTAAGCTATCTACCCCAGAACTGTGAAGAGGATGCCCCACACCTTGAATACCAGCCTAAAGAAGACGAAAGTAGGGCAGCTTTGGATGATATCGTACCAGAAAACCCTAATCAGCCCTATGATATGCGTGATGTGGTCAGTGGCATAGTGGATGAGGGTAGCTTTATGGAAGTTCATAAGAATTTTGCTGAAAACATAGTAGTTGGTTTTGCCAGGCTAGGGGGGAGGAGTATAGGAATAGTAGGCAATCAACCAGCTACTTTGGCGGGTGTATTGGATATCAATGCCAGTGTAAAAGGAGCTCGTTTTGTTCGTTTCTGTGATAGTTTTAATATCCCTTTACTGGTTTTAGAAGATGTACCAGGCTTTTTACCCGGAACAGACCAGGAGTGGAATGCGATTATTACCAATGGTGCAAAGTTACTTTATGCTTTCAGTGAGGCTACGGTTCCTCGCGTGACAGTAATTACGCGTAAAGCTTATGGAGGGGCTTATGATGTGATGAATTCTAAACATATTGGCGCTGATATGAATTATGCCTGGCCTAGTGCAGAAATTGCAGTAATGGGGGCCAAAGGAGCGTCTGAGATTATTTTCAGGAAGGAAATCAAAGAGGCTGATGATCCGGAGGCTAAACTTCAGGAAAAAATAGATGAATATACCACCACTTTTGCTAATCCTTATATGGCGGCTAAAAGAGGATATATTGATGAAGTAATCTATCCTCATCAAACAAGAGCTAAGCTGATGAGGGCTTTCAAAATGCTGGAAAATAAAGTGGATAAGTTACCAAAGAAGAAACATGGCAATATTCCTCTTTAG